CACGGCGTACGGTGCGGCGCCCGTGGTCGCGCGCGACGCGGTGAACTTCGCGGAAATTGAGGTGGTGGCGGACGCGCACGGGCGTGTCGCCATCGCGCTGCGTGGGAGTCTCGCGGAGATCGCGCCGCCGGCCGCGTCGCTGTCTCTGAGCCACGACGGCGACTACGCGATCGCCGTCTGCGAAGTGCCCTAACGCGCGGGCGGCGGGCTACCCTTGGAAACCATGACAGTTTCCGACATCCAACGCATCCAAGACGCCGTCGCCGAGTATTGGCCGGACGTGCGCTGGGTGGAATCCACCGGTTCCACGAACGCGGACATGCTCGCGGACGGCGAGCCCGGCACGGTACTCATCGCGGACGAGCAAACCGACGGCAAAGGCCGCCTGGGCCGCCACTGGGTGTCGCCGAAAGGCGCGCAGCTGGCGATGAGCATGGTGCTCGACGCGTCGAAACACCCGGGCGATTTCGGCCTATTGTCCATCGCGCCGGGCGTAGCGGTCACCGACATCGTGCCGGAGGCGCGTCTGAAGTGGCCGAACGACGTGCAGATCCGCGGCAAGAAGATCGCCGGCATCCTCTCTGGGCTCGCGATGCCGAAGGTTGTCGTCGGCATCGGCATCAACGTAGTCATGCGCGAGGAGGATCTGCCCACGGACACCTCCACGGCGCTCAACCTCGAGGGCATCGACGTGGATTTCGACGATTTCACCATCGACATCCTCACCGCCATGGGCCGCCGCCTCCAGCAGTGGCAGACGGGCGACCCGCAGCTGCTCGCCGACTACCGGGCCGTCTGCTCCACCATCGGCCAGCCGGTGCGCATTGAGCTTCACGACGGTGTCGTGACCGGCGTCGTCGACGATGTCAACGATGCGGGCGAAGTAATCATCGACGGCACCGCCTACGCCGTCGGCGACGTGTTCCACCTGCGCCCGAGCGAGTAGGGCCGGATCCAGCTATGGCGCGCAGGCCCGGATTTGCACTCGGCGAGGGGGAAGTAGTCCTCGCCGACGTTTCCGCACCGCTGAGCACGCTAATCTTCCCGCTGCTGGAGCTCATCGTGATCACGGGCATCGCCTGGATCGCAATCGGCTGGATGGATGTCACGCCCGGCGTCGAGCCCTTCGTGCGCAACGCGGTAGTGCTTGTGTGGCTGCTACTCGCCCTTTGGCGTTTCGGCGTGCCTGTTGTGCGTTCTCGCCGCCGCCGGTTCTTGGTCACGGATCACCGCATCCTCGCCCGCGGTCGCAGCGGCGGGGTGGATTCCATCCCGCACCGCCAGATCCACTCCGTGGGCAGGGAGCACGGCGGCATCACCGTCGCCATCTACGGCTACGAGCGCCCAATCCACTTCGAGCAAGTGGGCAAAACGCGCGCGGTGGAGCGCGTTATCGGGGAGCAGCTTGCTTATCGACGCTAACTTTTCACCCCTTAGCTTTTGACTTCCGTCGCGTGGATCTGCGCGTCGAGGTCTTCCGGGGCGAGGTCGCTGTTTTGGAACTCGGCCGTGATCGGCAGGTGCAATTCCATATCGGTGCCCGGGCAGAGTTCGATCACGGCGTCCTCCACCGTGTAATCGAGCACGTGGCCGCCGCTCGTGTGGTCGGCGGTGATGAAATGCACGTGGCACCCGGGCACACCGATGCCTTTCGCGTAGCCCGGGGTGCGGAATCCGCCGATCACGCCCTCGATGTCCGTGAAGCGGTGCTCCTGATCGTCGCCCACGGCCTCAGCCATCGGCGGGTACGGCTTTGTTTGCTTGGACACTGTCCGGGTCACCACTTCGCTGAACCGGCCGGTGATGCGCACGGCGTAGAAGAAGTTCGCGCTCGGCTCCAAGCTGTCGATGAACGAGGACAAATCGCTGCGCACCATCCCGCGCGGCGCGTCAACGCGAATGCGGGGGACAAAGTTGGTCACCACCGTGAACGGGGTCCGTTGGTCCAGGTCCGCCACGCGCGCCTTGCCGTCGCTGGTGAGCTGGTGGCACACGCCGTCCAGGATCAGCATCTCCCCGTCGAGCCCGTCGAACGTGCCCAA
Above is a genomic segment from Corynebacterium sp. CNCTC7651 containing:
- a CDS encoding holo-ACP synthase, translating into MAVGVDIVHVPAFAAQLRIPGTLFDASFTPRELRTCAEKPDREASLAARWAAKEAYLKAWSNTAYGAAPVVARDAVNFAEIEVVADAHGRVAIALRGSLAEIAPPAASLSLSHDGDYAIAVCEVP
- a CDS encoding biotin--[acetyl-CoA-carboxylase] ligase, with protein sequence MTVSDIQRIQDAVAEYWPDVRWVESTGSTNADMLADGEPGTVLIADEQTDGKGRLGRHWVSPKGAQLAMSMVLDASKHPGDFGLLSIAPGVAVTDIVPEARLKWPNDVQIRGKKIAGILSGLAMPKVVVGIGINVVMREEDLPTDTSTALNLEGIDVDFDDFTIDILTAMGRRLQQWQTGDPQLLADYRAVCSTIGQPVRIELHDGVVTGVVDDVNDAGEVIIDGTAYAVGDVFHLRPSE
- the budA gene encoding acetolactate decarboxylase; protein product: MAESIQRHTIFQNSLMTALLDGIYDGELTIGEILSKGNFGLGTFDGLDGEMLILDGVCHQLTSDGKARVADLDQRTPFTVVTNFVPRIRVDAPRGMVRSDLSSFIDSLEPSANFFYAVRITGRFSEVVTRTVSKQTKPYPPMAEAVGDDQEHRFTDIEGVIGGFRTPGYAKGIGVPGCHVHFITADHTSGGHVLDYTVEDAVIELCPGTDMELHLPITAEFQNSDLAPEDLDAQIHATEVKS